From one Coffea eugenioides isolate CCC68of chromosome 11, Ceug_1.0, whole genome shotgun sequence genomic stretch:
- the LOC113752886 gene encoding DELLA protein GAI1-like: MKRNHPKLQQSTAAAARVQVQESSYSGGGGSSTGSGSCYSTMASCGSAGGGSQSKGKMWVDESDQQDDELLAVLGYKVKASDMAEVAQKIEQLEEVFGNAENDSLSHLVSETVHYNPSDLSSWLGSMISELYPDMSSIPDSSAISSLDNCSSNNTTSNSARTLHNYPNSNRVIFDDSSFDSDLTAIPGKAAVYPQIQQLPSPVSVSPGSVQPPSKRMKPSSQMGGWGTPSESIITNSRAVASTRPVVLVDSQENGIRLVHALMACAEAIQQENMKLAEALVKHIGFLAVSQAGAMRKVATYFAEALARRIYRLYPTSPHDSAFTDLLQMHFYETCPYIKFAHFTANQAILEAFANKNRVHVIDFSMKQGMQWPALLQALALRPGGPPSFRLTGIGPPSHDNTDHLQEVGWKLAQLADCIKVEFEFRGFVANSLADLDASMFDIREGETVAVNSIFELHQLLSRPGAIEKVLSAVKELKPEILTVVEQEANHNGPVFLDRFTESLHYYSTLFDSLEGCGSGGGGRSGGNGGVDGGSSSGGGVAVSDQDKVMSEVYLGRQICNVVACEGVDRVERHETLAQWRTRFGSAGFEAVHLGSNAFKQASMLLALFAGGNGYRVEENNGCLMLGWHTRPLIATSAWKLS; the protein is encoded by the coding sequence atGAAAAGAAACCATCCAAAACTGCAGCAGtcaacagcagcagcagcacgAGTGCAAGTCCAGGAAAGCAGCTATTCAGGTGGGGGTGGAAGTTCAACGGGAAGTGGCAGCTGTTACAGTACCATGGCGAGTTGCGGCTCTGCAGGAGGAGGAAGCCAGAGCAAAGGGAAGATGTGGGTTGATGAGTCTGACCAGCAAGATGATGAGCTTTTGGCTGTTTTGGGCTATAAAGTCAAGGCATCAGATATGGCTGAAGTTGCACAAAAGATTGAGCAGcttgaagaggtttttggtaatgCCGAAAATGATAGTTTATCCCATCTGGTTTCCGAGACTGTTCATTATAATCCCTCAGATCTTTCGTCCTGGCTTGGATCTATGATTTCTGAACTCTACCCGGATATGTCTTCCATCCCTGATTCGTCTGCAATTTCCTCGTTGGATAATTGTAGCTCGAATAACACTACTAGCAATAGTGCACGTACCTTGCACAATTATCCCAATTCCAATCGGGTGATTTTTGACGACTCATCTTTCGATTCTGATCTCACCGCCATCCCTGGAAAGGCGGCGGTTTACCCACAAATCCAGCAATTGCCGTCCCCTGTTTCCGTTTCTCCTGGTTCTGTTCAGCCGCCGAGTAAGAGAATGAAGCCAAGTTCCCAAATGGGCGGTTGGGGGACTCCAAGCGAGTCCATCATCACGAATTCGAGAGCTGTTGCGTCAACAAGGCCAGTTGTTCTTGTTGATTCCCAAGAAAATGGGATTAGGCTTGTTCATGCTTTGATGGCCTGCGCTGAGGCTATTCAGCAAGAGAACATGAAATTAGCTGAAGCTTTGGTGAAACATATTGGATTCTTGGCAGTTTCTCAAGCAGGGGCAATGAGAAAAGTGGCAACTTATTTTGCTGAAGCATTGGCAAGGAGGATTTATAGATTGTATCCAACCAGCCCTCATGATTCTGCCTTTACTGATTTGCTGCAAATGCATTTTTATGAGACTTGTCCTTACATAAAATTTGCCCATTTCACAGCAAATCAGGCGATCTTGGAGGCTTTTGCTAACAAAAATCGGGTACATGTGATCGATTTTAGTATGAAACAAGGTATGCAATGGCCTGCGTTGTTACAGGCTTTGGCCTTGAGGCCAGGTGGTCCTCCTAGTTTTAGGCTAACTGGGATTGGACCGCCTTCACATGATAATACTGATCATTTGCAAGAAGTCGGGTGGAAATTAGCCCAATTAGCTGATTGCATTAAAGTTGAATTTGAGTTCAGAGGCTTCGTTGCTAACTCCCTTGCTGATCTTGACGCATCCATGTTTGATATTCGCGAAGGAGAAACAGTTGCAGTGAATTCCATCTTTGAATTGCATCAGCTTTTATCTAGGCCAGGGGCTATTGAAAAAGTCTTGTCAGCTGTGAAAGAATTGAAGCCTGAAATCTTAACCGTGGTCGAGCAAGAAGCTAATCATAATGGACCGGTTTTCTTGGACCGGTTCACCGAGTCATTGCATTATTACTCGACCCTTTTCGACTCGTTGGAGGGTTGCGGCAGTGGCGGCGGCGGCCGCAGCGGCGGTAACGGAGGTGTTGATGGTGGTTCTAGTAGTGGCGGCGGTGTGGCTGTGAGTGATCAAGATAAGGTGATGTCTGAGGTGTATTTAGGGAGGCAGATCTGTAATGTGGTGGCTTGTGAGGGGGTGGACCGGGTTGAGAGGCATGAGACATTGGCTCAATGGCGAACCAGGTTCGGTTCGGCCGGTTTCGAGGCGGTTCATTTGGGTTCCAATGCCTTTAAGCAAGCTAGTATGTTATTGGCTTTGTTTGCTGGTGGGAATGGGTATAGAGTGGAGGAAAACAATGGGTGTTTGATGTTGGGATGGCATACAAGGCCTCTAATTGCAACCTCGGCTTGGAAACTCAGTTAA